ctaGTGCTATAGATGCTCAGAATTTGTGTCAGAGTATTGCCGCTAGAGGAACAACAATCACTCCCATTAGTAGTAAAAGTAATAGCTCTTCTAAACAAATACAGAACAGTAGCATAGTCACTTCCCAACCCAATATACTTCCTTCCTTGACGGATGACATGTTTGTTGTGGAGGCCCCATCATTTATTGTACCCTATGTATATGAAAAGCCTTCTGTAAAACCCTTCAGAGAGTTTGTAGACAAATTGGGCAAGGAGCTGGAGGagataaaaatgaaagaaGACCAAGAAAAGGTGGAAAAGGAGAAAGTAGAGAAAGATAAGCGGGATAAATTGAGGCAAGAAAGAATCGCCAGGGGTGAGGAGGTTGAGGATGAGATGGGAAGTGAAAATGAAGCTAAAAAGTTGGCTGAAGAAGCAGCTAAGGAGAAGAAGCTGGAGAAGAAACAGAAGAAGAAACGTAGGACTGAAGACGATGATGATTCCTGGGATGGGGAGTCATCAACTGAGTCTGAAGAAGAAGGGATGAGTGATGATGATACTGTGGTCATAAAGGATAAGGATGACACAGTAGAAGAAGTGTATGATCCTGTAAGTTACATCATGAAGAAGTCTGGCAAAACTGATAGTTATTTTGATTGTTCCTTAGGCCAGTTCTTCATAAATATTGGTATAAATTTGGTTCAAGAGTATGTTCAGACGGATTtgttaaaaacacaaaatcgAAAACTCTACAAAGAAAAGAAATCTGGACGCAGCACTAAAGCGACTGAAAGTGCTATAGCGTCACTTACACAGAATTTGGCCTACAGTAAAAAACTTAACGCTCCTTACGCTCTTGAACAGAAACGATGCGaattttgtagttttaaaacagaatCAATTCTAGTAATGGCCCATCATTTAGAAGCACCTCACATGaagaacaatatttacaaatgtaatACATGTCCTTTCGAAATCCGAAGTCCACATGACATATTATACCATATGGAAGCCGAGCACAACATACGAGGCAGATTAGAGAGAGCACCAGCCTATCAGCAATGTCCCAGCTGTCACTTTGAGGATAACAGCAAAACGAAACTCGCCCGCCATCTTATAGCGTGCGCTAAAAAGTTTAAGCCTGAGTACAATCTGGGACCGCCTATCGAGTGGGAGCCGCCAGCGAAAATACCGAAGCTTACAAGAGCACGTAATAATGCTGTGGCACCATATCAATCTAATTTCAATAGATCTCAAGTTGGAATGAGCCCTCTCGGCCGACCTCCTTTGAATCTGCCAAATTCTGTCATTCCCAGTATGCCTGTACTTGGCAGACCGAGAGGGCGCCCGCCTTTATCTGCTCCGGCTCGGGCTCCGGTCGCAGGAGTTCCTATCATTAGAAGTGGTGTCATGATCATGCACAACAATCCTCCAAGTGGAACAACTATCTCAAACTATCCTATCATGCAAAATAATCAAGGCAATCAATCAGCTACACCTAAGATATCGATTACACCTTTGCCACGGGCTCCACAGCCTTCATCGTCGAATTCTACTCACAATTCTAAAGCGACCTTTGTGATATGTGAAATATGTGATGGCTACATCAAAGACTTGGAACAGTTAAGGAACCATATGCAATGGAtacataaagttaaaattcatCCTAAGATGATATACAATAGACCTCCCCTGAATTGCCAAAAGTGTCAATTCAGGTTCTTCACAGACCAAGGGCTTGAAAGACACTTGCTTGGGTCTCATGGTCTGGTTACGAGTTCTATGCAAGAAGCAGCTAATAAGGGTAAGGATGCTGGCCGATGCCCAGTCTGTGGTAGGGTTTATCAATGGAAGTTGCTCAATCATGTGTCCAGAGATCACAACATGACCCTCAAGCCTGCCCACCTCTCATATAAATGTACAGTTTGTACAGCAACATTTGGTATGTACAAACAGTTTGAGAATCATGTATATTCTGCTCACAGCGTCGTTGCAAAACGTGTgatcgataaaaataaaacaaccccaCCTACAGCCAAGCCCTCAGAGAGCGATCCACTTCTTAAGCCACTCAAAATAAGCGATGAGATCACAATAATACCTCAGCCTGCTAAATCGTCAGTAACCATCACCGCCAAgggtaaataacaataaagccTGGAAGTGTTGCTGCAGTTGGACTCACAATATTAACCCCGAATTGCTTTGTCAGTGATGCACTTCCAAGGTAGTAGTTGCAGTATTctgtacattattataaatcatgtaAAACCAATCTTATTACCAATATTGTAGTAGGAGGTCGATAAGTAATCTGACTATTTTCATTAACCAAGcaaatgtgttatttttattaatgatggaagttaaataaattcaaagtatCTGTAAGTTGTAAATTCAGTGTATAAAACAtgaataatcattaaaatataaatttttgtaaccaTTCTATGTGTTAGCCCCTTGTGTAATTGTGACCTGTGTGTGCTGTGTTTCTgtcacaaattatataacaaagtaaGATACGCATCTTCACTGTATAATAGTTGGTGAAAGTTTGAATGCGCAAGTTAGCCGTTAGTTTTCATTAATCAttgataagtaatttatttgcaaaaaaaaaaaaatacctttctCTTGTATAATCTGTGACAATTATAGATTACTGTCtgcctattttattttatttttaatacttgttATAATCCGGATTATTTTCAggatgtattataatatattataggtagacattaatgttaaatgtaaATCAATTATGATGTATAATGTAAGGTGTTAGTTAAGTTAACGGTAGGTATAATATTAAGGTTACAATGTATTGACCCCATGATGTTTCCACTCCCAAACGCCTGCACTAGCCATATACACCTACAAGACACATTAGACATTTCATTCTGATCTCAGGCTAGACTGGAGTGTTGATTTGGTAAAAGTTTACTAAATTGTTAACGTACTTATAGAACTGAgaatgatgtatttttttttatttaataaaaaagaccACTGTaagtattatgatttttttatttcatcggttttcaattaaacaataatctgACATATCGAAAGAGTAttaggttttaaaattaatttttatacgaaaGTAATTGCATTATTCTGTGGATGGAAAGAAAATcatggaatataaaaaatatactaatatattaatattattacgtaatatcAACAACGCagttattgaatatttgtgAACATTTAgttgctatttatataaactttatataaaaaagttgatTTCAAGTGTTCTCTACTTATAACTTTTGACTTAGACTTATGAAAACTTAAATTGCAAAGATTATCTAGTTCGACTAATGGTATTACATGACTGTTCATAAATGAAAGCCTTAATGCAACATGTGACCGTGGGTTACAGAAAACTGTTCTAATTATTagacgtaaaatattttttatattcatcttGGCTGCTAAAATTTTCCACATCGTAAAAACAGCGAGCCTTGCTATATAACGAGATGTTTTTCATTTGATTGTAGTCTGTTATAGATCAAGGTTAGTGTGGAAAAGACTTCAACACTTAAACAAACTTAACGTCTAGTGTAGACATGGGATAAATAGACGGTATGGTCTATAAGTAATTCTAACATATAGGTTTGCGTATGTGGGTGACTGATGCTATTGAAGAACAGATAGTATTATGggatattttagtttataagaaATAGCCGCTTTACGAGATTACTATGTGTATGTACTATGTATTTCTATGATTATCGCACAGGCGAATTTGTGCTTCATAGTAAATAATGGTGCGGGGAGCGAAGTACCGGCGACGCCattacatttttcataatCAACTATGGGAAAAGAAATGACGTAATGTCGCACGAGGAGGTCAGCGTTGTGATTCACTGTTCCTTATGCAAAACcgtaaatattcttatttataatatcacgtAAATACGTCACGTATTTATGTGTTACTGACTTTATTAGGAGCCTTGTCAAACCCTAACTAGTCCttgaaaataacaattcattctgtaattattattacttgtaagaaatttaaataggtATTTGGCAACGACTGATCGTCGGTCTTATTTAGGCTAAAGTGTTTTGTCAATTAAAAAACCGAAGTCTCATGTGTAATTAGACTGGGTCCACTAGAAAGACTTTATACCATAATTTATCTGACTCAAAAATGACAAAGTGGGCagaggaaaaaaattaaattgaaataaaaaatgaaataaatcgtcAGCTTCGCTTTAAAACCGTATTAATCACTAGCATTTGTCCTTTCGGTAACTGACCTAAGGTCGATTACGAAAAGCTAACTAGGgctcgtaaaaaaatatccgtagatcttttgatgaaataattagtaattctaaatataaaacttagcGAAAGTTAAAACCTTTTTCAATATCCAAAATTCGTGACGTTAATTATTAGTAAGAAATGCATACAATAGGAAAACTGTTTGTTATTGAAAAGATAAGATTGAATTCGTTGGTTGTGTTCCGTAGTAAAACAAGGTAACATAACTTACTAATTCACtacatttaacttattatttattaaaaaatcaagaaCCCCATTGGACTATTCCTATGCACTAGGAATTTACTTTCTAACGAAATGCACAAATCCCACGGCATTATAttctcattcattcattctcATATTAAAGCAACAAATCCATCGGATTAACAGCGCTGACAACAATATGAGACTTTTAGATATGAAGCATACCCTGACGCCTTATAGATTTTTCAGCCTGACCCAGTATGAAGACCTCATCAAATTACAGGTATATTTGTTCATAGCTCTCTATAAACCTCTGGAATAAGTATGGATCCCAAAACCCTACCCATTGTTAAAGGGaacattttaactttatagaCGCGGCTTAAGTAAAATTTGCGAGCCGTTATTTGtagtatttaacattataatatagtagTGAGATGGAAAAACTACAAGTATAAGCtgctaatttaaaattaatttcaaatattcttattaatattgttgtgCATAAGGTAAATCCAGAATTTAATCTCAGTGAAACAATTGAATGCTCCaaaattacattcaaattTGCCGCTCCCGAATTATTGAAGTGGTCATTGGCTAACATAAAACACCAATCGTAAGTATGCCTCTATTTCCCAACATGGCTGGTTTGTTTGGCTTCGAgacgtttatatatatatgcttggAAAGTATAGAGTTTgtctttttttacttttagtgTTGTCACCCCTATATGCTTGtctaaaaataagtatttttagtaTTACCAGAGAGAAGAAGTTCGGTTAGTGATGTtggctaaatatttttctctttgaCATGTAAgttcttgtgatataaaaaacattaaatttccgaTTTACTAGACGCAATTGCTTCAAATAGAGGCTGAGGTTTCATcttcttatattttctaataacttATTTAGCACTTTAGTCGATAATCGATAAATATAGTGCAAgataactgtttttttttaagacggAATAATGATTGCAAACTTTGATAATGTCTTTACTACAAtacatttagttataaaaaaataatataacttaaatatttagattttcatgacaatttttttctatgatgCAATTCTTTTTTGTCGTAAATACTATGTAAGTCATTTAACTctattaatcattaataattgattccacaatttcaattaatttgatCATAGAAAATCAATCATGTTTCCTTTTcagttaacaaatttttattatcatatttttgtagattattataactatcggattattatcaataacatAACTTttgaaagaatataatattgttgtgaaaaaaattaaactagagaattgaaataaatgcaCATAActgattttattagttttacatatatttttaaattttctttctcGAATATTGAGCGATagccaaatattaaaaaatataaatattttttattatttaattttaattagttataataattattaaaatatgttcttttttattaaattataatattaatattacttgccattttaataattgtatgtaCTTTATAGTCTGTTGATTTGTTGGCACGACTTATATAGCACCTCCCTCCAACGCCCTGAATTAGACGCTTATCAAGCACGTGGCGTATTCGAGTTCTTAATACTTGGCTCAGAGCCCAAAGCCATTTGACAATGGACTCGGCGAACACTCGACAGGCGCAGCGCGTGCAGCCAGTTAACGACTTCAAGTTTCTTTAGGTTAGTAGAAAAAACACTATGATAAAAGTCGAATTCTATTTCTAAAATGTCGCAATTTTCACgtattttgttgttgttgtaaaCTAATGCTATTAATGACCACTACTTAAGACAAGATAACCACGTGGTAACACAATCTgcaaggaatattttattttatttgaattgcgTACTGTCATTTgattgacaaataaaattgcgatattcaataattctcttatttgctttttattaaagattagATAAGTCATGAAATAGCGGAATTAGTGGTAGGTAGGCTGAAGCTTGAATGATGATAAAAGAACACGAGCCGAAATGTGTAATCTATGATAAACAcgtgatattttaatgataggACTGATCATTCCAAATTCTAACATCCtagttagttttaaataaccattttttaaaatttgatccTTAATTTTCAGCTGAACTTCAGGTGTACACGCCGGTTGTTACAAaggtgaatattttattactattaatttcattacgttattaaaatatattactgaaaatgatgaaataaaacacgAGCCgaaatgtgttatttttgataactAAGTGATATTGAATGATAGGTCTGATATATatcctaataataatttgtactctgttttaattctttgattaatatttgaaaattttttgcaGGACCCAAGAAATAATATGCTGGAAGGATACTGTAAGTAATTCTTGTTAAAACGTGTTaggttttcatatttttacttcaaatGGAATGCTTTAATGGAACGGAATAAACTTTAATGGAATAAGGaacaatagattttaattaataaatgttttttcatttgttaaaataaagtgtCTGTATTATAATGTCTCTTTCTTATACAAAGTCATTCCATGTCCTATATTTGTGGAACCTTCAATTTCCTTGTACCTTATAATAGATTAAGAACACTTATCGCATAATTgtcttcatataaaaagtgtttaattattttttaataaaaaaatgtttataaagatttgttttttttttttacttaagcgatattaa
This Danaus plexippus chromosome Z, MEX_DaPlex, whole genome shotgun sequence DNA region includes the following protein-coding sequences:
- the LOC116777427 gene encoding MOG interacting and ectopic P-granules protein 1-like; the encoded protein is MSISTATDERTEGDDDTSQGSQPKEESSDSENENENDSQNQNGGSMSPEVHEITSDEDDCVVTNDDESSNSSSDSNDSSDASQQSNKDREKDKQEQPCENGGEESDIEEVTIEDPLNQCQQNKNKSIVINDTKSLAELGNKSDLNDGEQNKEPTVVIIDTNSILSGKTSTQMPNKINSSAIDAQNLCQSIAARGTTITPISSKSNSSSKQIQNSSIVTSQPNILPSLTDDMFVVEAPSFIVPYVYEKPSVKPFREFVDKLGKELEEIKMKEDQEKVEKEKVEKDKRDKLRQERIARGEEVEDEMGSENEAKKLAEEAAKEKKLEKKQKKKRRTEDDDDSWDGESSTESEEEGMSDDDTVVIKDKDDTVEEVYDPVSYIMKKSGKTDSYFDCSLGQFFINIGINLVQEYVQTDLLKTQNRKLYKEKKSGRSTKATESAIASLTQNLAYSKKLNAPYALEQKRCEFCSFKTESILVMAHHLEAPHMKNNIYKCNTCPFEIRSPHDILYHMEAEHNIRGRLERAPAYQQCPSCHFEDNSKTKLARHLIACAKKFKPEYNLGPPIEWEPPAKIPKLTRARNNAVAPYQSNFNRSQVGMSPLGRPPLNLPNSVIPSMPVLGRPRGRPPLSAPARAPVAGVPIIRSGVMIMHNNPPSGTTISNYPIMQNNQGNQSATPKISITPLPRAPQPSSSNSTHNSKATFVICEICDGYIKDLEQLRNHMQWIHKVKIHPKMIYNRPPLNCQKCQFRFFTDQGLERHLLGSHGLVTSSMQEAANKGKDAGRCPVCGRVYQWKLLNHVSRDHNMTLKPAHLSYKCTVCTATFGMYKQFENHVYSAHSVVAKRVIDKNKTTPPTAKPSESDPLLKPLKISDEITIIPQPAKSSVTITAKGK